The nucleotide sequence AGCCTCCGTCGTAGATGGAGTTGATGTGCAGTTCAAAATCGGTGAACTGGGCAGGCGTGGTGTTGAGGAATCTCCAACTCGCGGATTCTCCATCGGTGAACCGATCCGGGCTGTTCGCCGGTTGAAAATAGACACCCTTGTTATCGAAGGATTTCACCCCGACACTTCCCACGACATCGAACAATTCCAACGTTGGCTGGGAAATGTTGCCCGTTGGCATGTTGTAGTTCAGGGAGAAAACAAAGGGAGAACTCGCGTTGTATTGATTGTCCCAGTTGACCGAGAGCGTCCAGACGGTGTCTGTCCCGGAATCGGAAATGGTCAATCTGCCCATTTCCTGGT is from Chthoniobacterales bacterium and encodes:
- a CDS encoding PEP-CTERM sorting domain-containing protein, translating into MKTHTATDVTKKALLLGIITAGLILHTGSAWSAATNTNEYIFSYSQTAGFPDQEMGRLTISDSGTDTVWTLSVNWDNQYNASSPFVFSLNYNMPTGNISQPTLELFDVVGSVGVKSFDNKGVYFQPANSPDRFTDGESASWRFLNTTPAQFTDFELHINSIYDGGSVKFTDYVVPEPSTYALLALGALVTVVACRRGTKT